The Fructilactobacillus myrtifloralis genome contains a region encoding:
- the phoU gene encoding phosphate signaling complex protein PhoU yields MVNTFDDRLAKLRQSFTDMGVDVSEQIYQSTKSYIDHDVDLANQVIDGDNEVNGNETKLEKDAMNLIALQQPVARDFRIIISYLKSSTDLERIGDNAVNIARETLQAKGNPRIPDVEIVIAKITKHIRKMLEEILDAYTTFDAQIAPVIVQEDRRIDEYYQNTRTAITEGILANPETAVAASSYLMVIRLLERIGDHIVNLAEYLIYSDTGKVVELGETGEQQ; encoded by the coding sequence ATGGTGAATACGTTTGACGATCGGTTAGCAAAGTTACGGCAGAGTTTCACGGACATGGGCGTGGACGTTAGTGAGCAGATTTACCAGTCCACGAAGTCCTACATTGACCATGATGTTGACCTTGCAAACCAGGTGATCGATGGCGATAACGAAGTTAATGGAAACGAAACGAAGTTGGAAAAGGATGCCATGAACCTGATTGCGTTGCAACAGCCGGTGGCCCGCGACTTTCGGATTATCATTAGTTACTTGAAATCGAGTACGGACCTCGAACGGATCGGGGATAATGCGGTTAACATCGCGCGCGAAACCTTACAGGCGAAGGGAAATCCCCGGATTCCAGACGTTGAAATCGTGATTGCTAAGATCACAAAGCACATCCGTAAAATGCTCGAGGAAATCCTGGACGCCTATACCACCTTTGACGCTCAGATTGCCCCGGTAATTGTGCAGGAGGACCGGCGCATCGATGAGTACTACCAGAACACACGGACGGCGATTACGGAAGGGATTCTGGCTAATCCCGAAACGGCAGTGGCGGCGTCTAGTTATCTGATGGTGATTCGGTTACTAGAGCGGATTGGTGATCACATTGTGAACCTCGCCGAGTACCTGATTTACAGTGACACTGGCAAAGTTGTGGAGCTGGGCGAGACCGGCGAACAGCAGTAA
- a CDS encoding glycoside hydrolase family 73 protein, with protein MKFLKLHMVLFSSLLLAGSGLNHQTVHADPQPTAPQAQANDFADLAPQQRNFINQVRPGAIMAWKQYGVLPSVAIAQAIIESAWGTSGLAAQSHNLFGIKGAWNGQAVFLPTQEFSGGGYVTITDAFRAYPDWSTSIQDYGDFLHSNSRYAKLIGVRDYVSVANALHEAGYATAPDYAQTLIMCIQQNHLERVDQEAFNAPDDYKGPVGSGASTNSTPNGQNGNDPYSKGAPTDFTPTPNVDNSTAVANYTGDDRDRNPQVVAFDPHGASTTAPTEKADPNEATLGDPVTVTGDPYQPQTKQVELKAATPVQAKLPESPLNQAPTNQVQPVNTPAVVNKPTVGNAASSPNANPTTSSDN; from the coding sequence ATGAAATTTTTAAAACTACACATGGTTCTATTCTCATCGTTATTACTGGCGGGAAGTGGTTTGAATCACCAAACAGTCCACGCTGATCCCCAGCCAACGGCACCGCAAGCGCAAGCTAATGACTTTGCAGATTTAGCCCCGCAGCAACGCAATTTTATTAATCAGGTGCGCCCGGGTGCCATAATGGCGTGGAAACAATATGGGGTCTTACCGTCCGTCGCCATTGCCCAAGCAATTATCGAAAGTGCGTGGGGAACGTCAGGCCTTGCCGCGCAAAGCCACAATCTGTTTGGGATTAAAGGAGCCTGGAACGGGCAGGCGGTCTTTTTGCCAACCCAAGAATTTAGTGGGGGCGGGTACGTTACCATTACCGATGCCTTTCGGGCGTACCCGGACTGGTCCACGAGTATTCAAGATTACGGAGATTTTTTACATAGCAATAGTCGGTATGCCAAATTAATCGGCGTGCGGGACTACGTTTCGGTAGCGAACGCTTTGCATGAAGCTGGTTATGCGACGGCTCCCGATTACGCCCAAACTCTGATTATGTGTATTCAACAAAACCATTTGGAGCGGGTGGATCAGGAAGCGTTCAATGCTCCGGATGATTACAAGGGACCGGTTGGTTCAGGAGCGAGCACTAATTCGACTCCGAACGGTCAAAATGGCAACGATCCGTACTCCAAGGGCGCTCCGACTGATTTTACACCGACACCAAACGTTGATAACAGTACCGCGGTGGCCAATTACACTGGTGACGATCGCGACCGCAATCCTCAAGTGGTGGCCTTTGATCCCCACGGAGCGTCTACAACGGCGCCAACGGAAAAGGCTGATCCCAATGAGGCCACGCTCGGTGATCCGGTGACGGTAACGGGTGATCCGTACCAACCCCAAACTAAGCAGGTTGAATTAAAGGCGGCTACGCCAGTGCAGGCGAAGTTACCGGAGTCCCCGCTTAATCAGGCGCCTACGAATCAGGTCCAACCGGTTAACACGCCGGCGGTCGTTAATAAGCCAACGGTGGGGAACGCGGCGAGTTCTCCAAACGCGAACCCAACGACTTCAAGTGATAATTAG
- a CDS encoding PEGA domain-containing protein: protein MTKPKHEQPTRPRPWKRILLILILVVVAAGLLFIGYRYYAKDQQVDRITSGILNEQEKTFADNVQITGRTGTVTSDTMKPVVNYYQQHPHELAVLKDQLEQNNAAPNGFRLVKKGTYFGIFPHYRLAITPIRPIIQTNAPGATIKVDGHSIGQTDAEQQLQAPALIPGFHSVKVTAEVDGQHLSAFKQTSFFANEHQKVTVPLAMLSFRVKGPAGAEIYVNDQRRGTIANDGTGAVTDVPMNQQNTTWLQVNVDGQTVRSENRTLTKRDNGKLLSYTFPSVVSKDDSFQLFQNLWTGIGNATNLNRSLDDQNVAGSFQDGTNNPDYQALNDVVKQNQQSHLQFGTIHLQIEKVQPLNDNASLVTYRVQSDVKVNDTTGTLDNRYQARVAAGAGQPLEIQTNQIVQ from the coding sequence ATGACAAAACCGAAACACGAGCAACCAACGCGCCCCCGGCCCTGGAAACGGATTTTGCTAATCCTCATCCTCGTTGTAGTAGCAGCGGGACTATTGTTTATCGGCTACCGCTACTATGCGAAGGATCAGCAGGTCGATCGGATTACCAGTGGTATTTTAAACGAACAGGAAAAGACGTTTGCGGATAATGTACAAATCACCGGGCGAACGGGGACCGTCACCTCTGATACCATGAAACCAGTGGTGAACTACTACCAGCAACATCCTCATGAATTAGCGGTATTAAAAGATCAGCTAGAGCAAAATAACGCCGCTCCGAATGGGTTCCGCTTGGTGAAAAAGGGCACCTACTTTGGGATTTTCCCACACTACCGGCTCGCCATTACGCCCATTCGACCAATTATTCAGACGAACGCACCGGGTGCCACAATTAAGGTTGACGGCCACTCAATCGGGCAAACGGACGCAGAGCAGCAACTCCAGGCTCCCGCCCTTATTCCTGGGTTTCATAGTGTCAAGGTGACCGCTGAGGTTGACGGACAGCACCTGTCAGCCTTTAAACAGACTAGTTTCTTTGCCAACGAACACCAAAAGGTAACCGTTCCGTTAGCGATGTTATCGTTTCGAGTGAAGGGACCAGCGGGAGCTGAAATCTACGTGAACGATCAACGGCGGGGCACGATTGCAAATGATGGGACTGGGGCCGTCACGGATGTCCCGATGAACCAGCAGAACACGACCTGGTTACAAGTTAACGTAGATGGTCAAACGGTTAGAAGCGAGAATCGCACGTTAACGAAACGGGATAACGGCAAGTTGCTTAGTTACACCTTTCCGAGCGTGGTAAGTAAAGACGATAGTTTCCAGTTGTTCCAAAATTTATGGACGGGAATTGGGAACGCCACCAATTTAAACCGGAGTTTGGATGATCAGAACGTGGCGGGAAGTTTTCAGGACGGTACGAATAATCCTGATTACCAAGCGCTGAACGACGTGGTGAAGCAAAACCAACAGAGTCATTTACAGTTTGGCACCATTCACTTACAAATTGAAAAGGTCCAACCCCTGAATGACAATGCGAGTCTCGTAACGTACCGCGTTCAAAGTGACGTGAAGGTTAACGACACGACGGGAACCCTCGATAATCGTTATCAGGCCCGGGTGGCTGCTGGCGCAGGGCAACCATTAGAAATTCAAACTAATCAAATTGTGCAGTAA
- a CDS encoding SGNH/GDSL hydrolase family protein yields the protein MTTTKHLIMLGDSITNGFDGTRDLTHNLSYYLHQLLPNWEITNAGVNAGAIIGTTERDLTFQVETHSFQDYQLATLFFGTNDFAHSEAPLSQVTQTLTTNITRIKEENPNITVVGILPLKRFDGGVDNQTITGLGQYTLDELDDALTTVYHHFNIPVLDWRTVAPELLTIDNYQTTLADQRLHPTATTYHEMAVILADFLHQHHLS from the coding sequence ATGACTACTACCAAGCACTTAATCATGTTAGGTGATTCCATCACAAATGGGTTTGATGGAACGCGGGATCTGACCCACAACCTTTCATACTACTTACACCAATTACTCCCTAACTGGGAAATCACCAATGCCGGCGTAAATGCGGGCGCCATCATCGGCACCACCGAACGCGACCTGACCTTTCAGGTTGAAACGCATTCCTTTCAGGACTATCAGTTAGCCACCCTGTTCTTTGGCACGAACGACTTTGCCCATTCGGAAGCCCCGCTTTCCCAAGTTACCCAGACATTAACAACGAACATCACCCGGATTAAGGAAGAGAATCCGAACATTACCGTAGTCGGAATTTTGCCCCTTAAACGGTTCGATGGCGGGGTCGACAATCAAACCATCACGGGCCTTGGTCAGTACACCCTAGATGAACTAGACGATGCCCTCACCACCGTTTATCACCACTTTAACATTCCCGTGCTCGACTGGCGGACCGTTGCCCCGGAACTATTAACCATTGACAACTACCAAACCACTCTAGCCGATCAGCGGTTACATCCTACTGCAACCACCTATCACGAGATGGCGGTCATTCTTGCAGACTTTCTGCACCAACACCACCTCAGCTAA
- a CDS encoding phosphopentomutase yields MSYKRVILVDLAALGLRSDNESAQHNSDNDTLLTHVLNQSAESALPTFHKLGLFNVYFDSDEESDNPPIATYGLTRTRSIVNKACSGLREMFDCALSYRVSSVFEEVGKRTNSITISRFVSYLFSQEHSRHIQVGNDQDAFAVLKHQLEKNQAGFFYLQVPSLQTYAQENEFEDFTDALNDVDQYLNQVMEQLHDDDLLMVVSSRVGDNRSKDGFSTYKILPFMLYNQNLKAEHLLDKPFVCEVGGTVLAALGLQQDVISPKHNLLPNSEVIVD; encoded by the coding sequence GTGAGTTATAAACGAGTTATATTAGTTGATTTGGCAGCCTTGGGATTGCGGTCTGACAATGAGTCTGCTCAACATAATTCAGATAATGATACGTTGTTGACTCACGTCTTAAACCAATCCGCGGAATCGGCGTTACCAACCTTTCATAAGTTAGGGTTGTTTAACGTTTATTTTGATAGCGATGAGGAATCCGATAATCCGCCGATTGCGACGTACGGCCTAACCAGAACCCGCTCGATCGTAAATAAGGCGTGCTCCGGTCTGCGTGAGATGTTTGATTGTGCCTTGAGTTACCGGGTTTCTAGTGTTTTTGAAGAGGTCGGCAAACGGACTAATTCCATTACAATTTCTCGGTTTGTGAGCTACCTGTTCTCGCAGGAACACAGTCGCCACATTCAAGTCGGCAACGACCAGGATGCCTTTGCGGTTTTAAAGCACCAGTTAGAAAAGAACCAAGCCGGGTTCTTTTACCTCCAGGTGCCGAGTCTACAAACGTACGCCCAGGAAAATGAGTTTGAGGACTTTACGGATGCCTTAAACGATGTGGATCAGTACTTAAACCAGGTGATGGAGCAATTACATGACGATGACTTGTTGATGGTCGTTTCTAGTCGCGTGGGGGATAACCGTTCTAAAGACGGGTTTTCGACTTACAAAATCCTGCCGTTTATGCTCTACAATCAGAACCTGAAAGCGGAACATCTCTTGGATAAACCGTTTGTATGTGAAGTCGGGGGGACCGTTTTGGCGGCCCTTGGCCTGCAACAGGATGTAATCTCGCCCAAACATAACTTGTTACCCAACTCAGAAGTAATAGTCGATTAG
- a CDS encoding NupC/NupG family nucleoside CNT transporter, whose amino-acid sequence MYLLVNIIGVLVFLGIAFLFSKDHKHVNWRSVLIVLVLNLVVAYLLTNFSLGRDLVKSVAEGFQWLVNVSYTGIAFAFPDWVHVKQMNFFTAALMPILMIVPLFDILTYFGIMPFCIKWIGRGMAFVTGQPKFESFYAVEMMFLGNTEAMAVSSLQLKNISAKRVLTISMMSMSCITAAMVGAYAQMVPGQYVLTAIPLNILNAIIITNLLNPVQVTPDEDVIYQFGGSSTADEQIAEETVDDRPEKPHKEPFFSFLGDSILGAGKLILIIVANVIAFVALAALISKLLGLINPWLSLEHILGTIMFPFAWLMGLDVNHAFQFAQYMGTKLVTNEFVVMGEIAPHINNHHFFSPHYQAQLTVFLTSFANFSTVGMIVGCLKGIVSREKNDFISKNIVYLFLSGILVSLMSAGIVGLFVW is encoded by the coding sequence ATGTATCTACTTGTTAATATTATTGGGGTTTTAGTCTTTTTAGGAATTGCCTTCTTGTTTTCGAAGGATCACAAGCACGTCAACTGGCGTTCGGTTTTAATCGTCTTGGTACTAAACTTAGTGGTGGCCTACCTGCTGACCAACTTTAGTTTGGGTCGAGACTTAGTTAAGAGCGTGGCCGAAGGATTCCAGTGGTTAGTAAACGTTTCTTACACCGGGATTGCCTTTGCGTTTCCTGATTGGGTTCACGTAAAGCAAATGAACTTCTTTACCGCGGCTCTGATGCCAATCTTAATGATTGTGCCCTTGTTTGATATCCTGACGTACTTTGGGATCATGCCCTTCTGTATCAAATGGATTGGGCGGGGGATGGCCTTTGTGACTGGCCAACCGAAGTTTGAATCGTTCTATGCCGTTGAAATGATGTTTTTAGGTAATACAGAAGCCATGGCGGTTTCCAGTTTACAGTTAAAGAACATCTCAGCGAAACGGGTCCTAACGATTTCCATGATGTCCATGTCATGTATTACGGCGGCCATGGTGGGTGCTTACGCCCAAATGGTTCCCGGTCAGTATGTCTTGACGGCCATTCCTTTGAACATTTTGAATGCTATCATCATTACAAACCTGTTAAACCCGGTTCAGGTTACTCCCGATGAAGACGTTATTTATCAGTTTGGTGGAAGCTCGACTGCGGACGAACAAATTGCAGAAGAGACCGTCGATGATCGTCCAGAAAAACCCCACAAGGAACCGTTCTTCTCGTTCTTAGGGGATTCCATCTTGGGAGCGGGAAAGTTGATCTTAATCATCGTAGCCAACGTAATTGCGTTCGTAGCGCTGGCAGCCTTGATTAGTAAACTATTAGGCTTAATCAATCCCTGGTTGTCACTCGAACACATCCTGGGAACCATCATGTTCCCGTTTGCATGGCTAATGGGATTAGATGTCAACCATGCCTTCCAGTTTGCTCAATACATGGGAACAAAGTTAGTGACGAACGAATTCGTGGTAATGGGTGAGATTGCTCCCCACATTAACAACCACCACTTCTTTAGTCCCCACTACCAAGCTCAACTCACGGTCTTCTTAACTTCCTTTGCGAACTTCAGTACGGTGGGAATGATTGTTGGTTGCTTGAAGGGAATTGTGAGTCGGGAAAAGAACGACTTTATTTCCAAAAACATTGTGTACCTCTTCCTGTCTGGAATCTTAGTTTCATTGATGTCCGCTGGAATTGTGGGTCTCTTTGTTTGGTAA
- a CDS encoding tautomerase family protein produces the protein MPLMRIDMVKGRRTPDEIKRVMQLSYDLTRKDLGVPEDDRFQVVTQHEAYEMKLMDAGLGIKRSDDILLFDILSTPRTMGQKKQYCQDMAQTFHEELGMDPADVMIVFATNHAEDFSFGNGKQQFLNGELS, from the coding sequence ATGCCATTAATGCGAATTGACATGGTAAAGGGCCGGCGGACACCGGACGAAATTAAACGGGTGATGCAGTTATCGTATGACCTAACGCGTAAAGACCTCGGAGTGCCGGAAGATGACCGGTTCCAAGTGGTAACGCAACACGAAGCATACGAAATGAAACTGATGGATGCTGGCTTAGGCATCAAACGGAGTGATGACATTTTGTTATTTGATATTTTGTCAACGCCACGGACCATGGGGCAAAAGAAGCAATACTGCCAGGACATGGCACAGACTTTTCACGAGGAACTGGGCATGGATCCAGCAGACGTTATGATTGTGTTTGCCACGAACCACGCGGAAGACTTTAGTTTCGGAAACGGAAAGCAACAATTTCTTAACGGGGAACTATCGTAA
- the rihC gene encoding ribonucleoside hydrolase RihC — MEKIIIDADPGIDDAAALAVAINHPELDVQLVTTVAGNVTVDKTTQNALKILDFFGKAGNIPVAAGATQPLIKPFEDAARIHGESGMRGYDFPTPKTAPIAKTAVTALYDTIMASPEPITLVPTGSYTNIGLLLAQYPAVKPKIKKIVAMGGTLGKGNMTSAAEFNVFTDPDAAKIMYQAGIPIVMIGLDVTLQALLTPETLATIKNLNRAGEMLHDIISSDGDQSTAGVAMHDVNTIFYLRHPEAVTTVPYWIDIQTTGPAIGETVADVRGAYHQGQTNALVGTAIDAAAFNQWFIAQVRGMK, encoded by the coding sequence ATGGAAAAAATTATCATTGATGCGGATCCCGGAATTGATGATGCAGCGGCCCTGGCGGTTGCCATTAACCATCCAGAGTTAGACGTGCAGTTGGTGACCACGGTGGCTGGGAACGTCACGGTGGATAAAACGACCCAAAACGCCTTGAAGATCTTGGATTTTTTTGGCAAGGCCGGGAATATTCCGGTTGCCGCGGGGGCTACCCAACCACTGATTAAGCCGTTTGAGGATGCCGCCCGGATTCATGGAGAATCTGGGATGCGGGGCTATGATTTTCCTACCCCGAAGACGGCGCCCATTGCTAAGACAGCGGTCACGGCTCTCTATGATACGATCATGGCTAGTCCCGAACCAATTACCCTCGTGCCCACGGGTTCGTATACGAACATTGGCTTGTTACTGGCCCAGTATCCAGCGGTTAAACCTAAAATTAAAAAGATTGTGGCGATGGGTGGCACCCTGGGCAAGGGAAACATGACCAGCGCTGCTGAATTTAACGTGTTTACCGATCCGGATGCGGCGAAAATCATGTATCAAGCAGGCATTCCCATTGTAATGATTGGCTTAGATGTGACCCTTCAGGCCTTGTTGACGCCGGAAACGTTGGCAACGATCAAGAACCTTAACCGCGCGGGAGAAATGCTCCATGATATCATCAGTAGCGATGGGGATCAGAGTACAGCCGGAGTGGCCATGCACGATGTGAATACGATCTTTTACCTGCGGCATCCGGAAGCAGTGACCACGGTGCCGTACTGGATTGACATTCAGACGACCGGGCCAGCGATTGGGGAAACGGTTGCGGATGTGCGTGGGGCTTATCATCAAGGTCAGACCAATGCCCTCGTCGGCACTGCCATTGATGCAGCCGCCTTTAACCAGTGGTTCATTGCGCAAGTGCGCGGGATGAAGTAA
- the rsmG gene encoding 16S rRNA (guanine(527)-N(7))-methyltransferase RsmG, whose protein sequence is MTPEEFQQAVAEQGIKLSDHQLEQFREYFQLLVAYNQRVNLTTITAEADVYLKHFYDSLTPAFYVSGLRTDATLVDVGAGAGFPSIPLKILNPALRVTIVDSLNKRIVFLQQLVERLGLTDVRLVHARAEEFGGRRSHDRGQFDYATARALARLHVMSELCLPLVKVGGALIALKAAKAEAELTAATKAIHVLGGKVTEDNSFTLPASHEERHIIVIEKVKQTPSKYPRKAGTPNKEPIQ, encoded by the coding sequence ATGACGCCAGAAGAGTTTCAACAGGCCGTGGCCGAGCAGGGAATTAAATTGAGCGACCACCAACTGGAACAGTTTCGCGAATACTTCCAATTACTCGTTGCGTATAACCAACGGGTTAACTTAACGACGATTACGGCGGAAGCAGACGTTTATTTGAAACATTTTTATGACTCACTGACCCCCGCGTTCTACGTGTCGGGGTTGCGTACTGATGCTACGCTGGTCGACGTCGGCGCAGGAGCAGGGTTTCCTTCAATTCCCTTGAAAATTTTGAATCCGGCGTTACGAGTGACCATCGTTGATTCATTGAATAAGCGAATTGTCTTTTTACAGCAGTTAGTCGAGCGACTCGGTCTGACTGACGTTCGGCTTGTCCACGCTCGCGCAGAAGAGTTTGGCGGACGCCGGTCGCATGATCGCGGGCAGTTTGATTATGCGACTGCCCGTGCGCTTGCCCGGTTGCATGTGATGAGTGAACTGTGTCTGCCACTCGTTAAAGTCGGGGGCGCACTAATTGCCCTGAAAGCGGCGAAGGCAGAAGCAGAATTAACAGCGGCCACCAAAGCAATCCACGTTTTAGGTGGGAAGGTCACTGAAGACAATTCGTTTACGTTGCCAGCGAGCCACGAAGAACGCCACATTATTGTCATTGAAAAAGTAAAGCAGACTCCGAGCAAGTATCCCCGCAAAGCTGGAACACCTAATAAGGAACCGATTCAATAA
- a CDS encoding ParA family protein — protein MAHIIALANQKGGVGKTTTAVNLGADLASEGQRVLIIDSDAQGNATSGVGISKQDIQHDVYDVLVNEEPLTSVIMHSQHPGLDIVPATIQLSGAEIELTPQMARETRLKNALGAVDDQYDFVLIDCPPSLGLITINAFTASDSILIPVQSEYYALEGLSQLLNTVQLVQKHFNPNLYIEGVLLTMYDARTKLGAQVNEEVRKFFKDKVYATVIPRNVRLSEAPSHGLPIIDYDPSSKGAQVYLELTKEVLAANDK, from the coding sequence ATGGCACACATTATTGCGTTAGCAAACCAAAAGGGTGGGGTTGGAAAAACAACCACGGCCGTTAATTTGGGAGCAGATTTAGCAAGTGAAGGACAACGTGTTCTAATCATTGATTCCGATGCCCAGGGCAATGCCACGAGTGGGGTTGGAATTAGTAAGCAAGACATCCAACACGATGTGTATGATGTTTTGGTTAATGAGGAACCGTTGACGTCCGTCATCATGCACAGTCAACACCCCGGTTTGGATATTGTCCCTGCGACGATTCAGTTGTCCGGGGCAGAAATTGAATTAACCCCCCAAATGGCGCGGGAAACCCGACTGAAAAATGCCCTTGGCGCAGTTGACGACCAGTACGACTTTGTGCTGATTGATTGTCCGCCATCGCTGGGGTTGATTACCATTAACGCCTTTACGGCGAGTGATTCAATCTTAATCCCCGTGCAAAGCGAATACTACGCCCTAGAAGGGCTGAGTCAGCTTTTGAATACCGTTCAACTGGTTCAAAAGCACTTTAATCCCAATCTGTACATTGAGGGTGTGTTACTTACGATGTACGATGCCCGCACGAAGCTCGGCGCGCAGGTGAATGAAGAAGTCCGAAAATTCTTTAAGGATAAGGTATATGCAACGGTCATTCCCAGAAACGTTCGCCTGTCGGAAGCGCCAAGTCATGGGCTGCCGATTATTGACTATGATCCAAGTTCAAAGGGTGCACAGGTTTATCTGGAACTAACCAAGGAGGTATTGGCGGCCAATGATAAGTAA